A stretch of the Clostridiales bacterium genome encodes the following:
- a CDS encoding TfoX/Sxy family protein, translating into MASHREYLDFILEQLSGLDHVTYRAMMGEFIIYYRGKIIGGIYDDRFLVKPTKAAIARMPDADREIPYEGAKEMLLVDNVDNREFLMNLLEAMEAELPTPKGRK; encoded by the coding sequence ATGGCATCACATCGGGAATACCTGGACTTCATCCTGGAACAGCTTTCCGGGCTGGATCATGTCACTTACCGCGCGATGATGGGCGAATTCATCATCTATTATCGCGGCAAAATCATCGGCGGCATCTATGATGACCGTTTCCTGGTCAAGCCGACAAAAGCCGCCATCGCCCGTATGCCGGACGCAGACAGGGAGATTCCATATGAAGGCGCGAAGGAAATGCTCCTGGTGGATAATGTGGATAACCGGGAATTCCTCATGAACCTGCTGGAAGCCATGGAGGCGGAACTCCCCACCCCGAAGGGCCGGAAGTAA
- a CDS encoding adenosine deaminase translates to MGSEFCRALAENDTAALLAAPKSDLHNHSTKGCRPEWLAKRLNREIPRLHGVLDGLDGMQQWFRSSVKPFCDGYECMLIRWEGAFAEARRNNIQRLVLNFGVNEVDQVGGIETFREIIEGLHQSCCPDTVFEPELTYPSSCNVADETAKLGQYACLNYFKAIDICAGENVQPLEAFVPLYRKAEEFGLVRKMHVGETGSAGDVRKAVEILGLSEVHHGINAASSGEVMRFLADNHIQLNVCPSSNVKLGFVRDYRTHPIRILVENGVPVTINTDDLLIFDSTVENEYLLLYRAGTLTAEQLDDIRLRGLNSCTAL, encoded by the coding sequence ATGGGAAGTGAATTCTGCAGGGCACTGGCGGAAAACGATACGGCCGCCCTCCTCGCCGCCCCGAAAAGCGATCTTCATAACCATTCAACCAAAGGCTGCCGGCCGGAGTGGCTTGCAAAACGGCTGAACCGGGAGATTCCCCGGCTTCACGGGGTGCTGGACGGCCTGGACGGAATGCAGCAGTGGTTCCGTTCCTCCGTAAAACCGTTCTGCGACGGATACGAATGCATGCTGATCCGCTGGGAAGGCGCGTTTGCGGAAGCCCGGCGCAACAATATCCAGCGGCTGGTTCTGAACTTCGGCGTCAATGAAGTGGACCAGGTCGGCGGGATCGAAACCTTCCGGGAAATCATCGAAGGGCTTCATCAGTCGTGCTGCCCCGATACGGTTTTTGAACCGGAACTCACCTATCCGTCTTCCTGCAATGTGGCGGATGAAACCGCGAAGCTGGGGCAGTATGCCTGCCTCAACTATTTCAAAGCTATCGATATCTGCGCGGGCGAGAACGTTCAGCCGCTGGAAGCCTTTGTCCCCCTTTACCGGAAGGCGGAGGAATTCGGGCTTGTCCGGAAAATGCATGTGGGAGAAACCGGCTCCGCAGGGGATGTCCGGAAGGCCGTTGAAATCCTGGGCCTCTCCGAGGTCCATCACGGAATCAACGCGGCGTCTTCCGGGGAGGTCATGCGTTTCCTGGCGGACAATCACATCCAGCTCAATGTCTGCCCGAGCAGCAACGTAAAGCTGGGATTTGTCCGGGATTACCGGACGCACCCGATCCGGATCCTGGTCGAAAACGGGGTTCCCGTAACGATCAACACGGATGATCTGCTGATATTTGACAGCACCGTCGAAAATGAATACCTGCTGCTGTACCGGGCCGGAACGCTGACTGCTGAACAGCTGGATGATATCCGGCTTCGCGGGCTGAACAGCTGCACCGCTCTGTAA
- a CDS encoding GNAT family N-acetyltransferase, which translates to MDYIVDDKSLDVSAFIVFVNQVWPGSYDLGKTREALSRTLNITARDGEKLVGCLRILTDGYFFGTITELLVLPEYRRQGVGSSLLRLAKEHTPTMLYFGSQPGVETFYERNGCQKGLPSYVIAKKRQ; encoded by the coding sequence ATGGATTATATTGTAGATGACAAAAGCCTGGATGTTTCCGCCTTTATTGTCTTTGTGAACCAGGTCTGGCCAGGCAGCTATGACCTGGGAAAAACCCGGGAGGCACTGTCCCGGACGCTGAATATCACCGCCCGGGACGGGGAAAAGCTGGTCGGATGCCTGCGGATCCTGACAGACGGCTATTTCTTCGGAACCATCACGGAGCTGCTCGTTCTTCCGGAATACCGCCGTCAGGGCGTGGGAAGCAGTCTTCTCCGCCTGGCAAAGGAACATACGCCGACCATGCTGTACTTTGGCTCCCAGCCGGGAGTGGAGACTTTTTATGAAAGGAACGGCTGCCAGAAAGGACTGCCGTCCTACGTCATCGCGAAGAAAAGGCAGTAA
- a CDS encoding manganese efflux pump, with product MSFNLLFFLNSVLFGVGLAMDAFSVSLANGLHNPHMHTSRRLIIAGTFGCFQTLMPLLGWICIHTIAEEFQSFQRFIPWIALILLVFIGVKMIREGLQEKSENESLQGGALFIQGIATSIDALSVGFTIAEYDLVFAVVESVIIGVVTFGLCVAGIALGGRIGTRISGKADILGGIILILIGIEIFVTGII from the coding sequence ATGTCCTTCAATCTTCTCTTTTTCCTGAACAGCGTTCTGTTCGGAGTCGGCCTGGCAATGGATGCCTTTTCCGTTTCACTCGCCAATGGACTGCACAATCCGCACATGCACACCTCCCGCAGGCTGATTATTGCGGGAACCTTCGGTTGCTTTCAGACGCTGATGCCATTGCTGGGCTGGATATGCATCCATACCATTGCCGAAGAATTCCAGTCTTTCCAGCGTTTCATTCCATGGATTGCGCTCATTCTGCTGGTATTCATCGGGGTCAAGATGATCCGCGAGGGGCTTCAGGAGAAGAGCGAAAATGAATCCCTGCAGGGCGGCGCGCTGTTCATCCAGGGAATTGCCACCTCCATTGACGCGCTCTCGGTAGGCTTTACCATTGCTGAATATGACCTGGTTTTTGCTGTGGTTGAATCCGTGATCATCGGGGTTGTCACCTTCGGGCTTTGCGTGGCAGGCATCGCTTTGGGCGGACGCATCGGAACCAGGATTTCTGGAAAAGCCGATATCCTGGGTGGAATCATCCTGATCCTGATCGGAATCGAGATCTTCGTAACCGGAATAATCTGA
- a CDS encoding class I SAM-dependent methyltransferase — translation MSKQNVYDNDTFFENFLSSRGNKVNFNDCIETPILFSMLPPLEGKTILDIGCGMGQHAKQYAGMGAKSVLGIDISAKMLEYAREHNSAENIAYRQLAMEDIGEIGEQFDLITSSLVFDYIEDFPGLMRKIHTLVKAGAEFVFSMSHPIVTAWDGAYDRYTRTETGERLYANLRNYCLEGPRKVDWVVNGYECYHRTVSSLINALIGAGFIIEECQEAHISDDMRKQYPALFGGTIHRPEFIFFRCRKPAQTDNG, via the coding sequence ATGTCAAAGCAGAATGTGTACGATAACGATACCTTCTTTGAAAATTTCCTGAGCAGCCGGGGAAATAAGGTCAATTTCAATGACTGCATCGAAACGCCGATCCTGTTTTCAATGCTTCCACCCCTGGAGGGAAAAACAATCCTGGATATCGGCTGCGGAATGGGCCAGCATGCGAAGCAGTATGCCGGCATGGGTGCGAAATCTGTCCTGGGAATCGACATTTCCGCAAAGATGCTGGAATACGCCCGGGAGCATAACAGCGCGGAAAATATCGCTTACCGGCAGCTGGCCATGGAGGATATCGGGGAAATCGGCGAACAGTTTGACCTGATTACCAGTTCCCTGGTCTTTGACTATATTGAGGATTTTCCCGGGCTCATGCGGAAAATCCACACGCTGGTAAAGGCCGGGGCGGAATTCGTCTTCAGCATGTCCCATCCGATTGTAACGGCCTGGGATGGGGCTTATGACCGGTATACCCGCACGGAAACAGGGGAACGCCTGTACGCGAACCTCCGGAATTACTGCCTGGAAGGTCCCCGGAAGGTGGACTGGGTCGTCAATGGATATGAGTGCTACCACCGGACGGTCTCCAGCCTGATCAACGCGCTGATCGGTGCGGGATTCATCATTGAGGAGTGCCAGGAAGCCCATATTTCTGATGACATGCGGAAGCAGTATCCGGCATTGTTCGGCGGGACAATTCACCGGCCGGAGTTTATCTTCTTCCGTTGCCGGAAGCCGGCACAAACCGATAACGGCTGA
- a CDS encoding enterochelin esterase, with protein sequence MKQQWPLDVTVSFDPYFGEPSRDGEQGAEVLPDGKVHFRIIAKDAKEVVIDRFGTVFPLEPAGDGAWEGTFDLGTGFLYFFLKVDGADVLCPYLPIGYGCCRPMNFVDVPVADMAGWDDLEDVEHGGVTRYYVKSSVTGKHEICLVYTPPKYDPQKKYPVLYLQHGYGENETGWIYQGHAGRIADRLLAEGKMEEMIIVMGNGMVRGKDANDRMLFPQIVVKDLIPFIESRYNVLTDKWHRAMAGLSMGSFQTSITTLTNPDLFGYAGLFSGFLRAPWPTDAEQPHLKLLEDPAKFNETFRVFYRAMGTEDTYWEAFAKDDAFLEGKGLDITRETFPGGHDWTVWRRCIRSFLPRLFKD encoded by the coding sequence ATGAAACAGCAGTGGCCTTTGGACGTAACCGTTTCCTTTGATCCCTATTTCGGCGAGCCCAGCCGGGACGGCGAACAGGGCGCGGAAGTCCTGCCGGACGGAAAGGTGCATTTCCGGATTATCGCGAAGGACGCGAAGGAGGTCGTGATCGACCGGTTCGGGACGGTTTTCCCGCTGGAGCCGGCCGGCGACGGCGCATGGGAAGGCACGTTTGACCTCGGTACGGGATTCCTGTATTTCTTCCTGAAGGTGGACGGCGCGGATGTGCTGTGCCCCTATCTTCCGATCGGATATGGCTGCTGCCGCCCGATGAACTTTGTGGACGTCCCGGTGGCCGATATGGCGGGTTGGGACGACCTGGAGGACGTGGAGCACGGCGGGGTGACCCGGTATTACGTGAAGTCCTCCGTAACCGGAAAGCATGAAATCTGCCTGGTGTATACACCCCCGAAGTATGATCCGCAGAAGAAATACCCGGTGCTGTACCTGCAGCACGGATACGGAGAGAACGAAACCGGATGGATCTACCAGGGCCATGCGGGACGCATTGCCGACCGCCTGCTGGCGGAAGGCAAAATGGAAGAGATGATCATCGTGATGGGCAACGGCATGGTCCGGGGCAAGGACGCGAATGACCGGATGCTGTTCCCGCAGATTGTGGTGAAGGACCTGATTCCCTTCATCGAAAGCCGCTACAACGTGCTGACTGACAAGTGGCACCGCGCGATGGCCGGCCTGAGTATGGGCAGTTTCCAGACCAGCATTACGACGCTGACGAATCCGGACCTGTTCGGCTATGCCGGACTGTTTAGCGGATTCCTGCGGGCACCGTGGCCGACCGACGCGGAACAACCCCACCTGAAGCTGCTGGAGGATCCGGCAAAGTTCAATGAAACCTTCCGGGTGTTCTACCGGGCGATGGGTACAGAGGATACCTACTGGGAAGCCTTTGCCAAGGATGATGCGTTCCTTGAGGGCAAAGGACTGGACATCACGCGGGAAACCTTCCCGGGCGGCCATGACTGGACCGTATGGCGCCGGTGCATCCGCTCCTTCCTGCCGAGGCTGTTCAAAGATTAA
- a CDS encoding AAA family ATPase: MQQTRLPEHPAAQEEYLHLQQVRDAIEREIGEVEALTGAKAGVEMDVRMKEDPDQQEEVTMQLFQGQLDRLRQLNMARGQAFFARLDFIPEGSGSETWYLGRWGVLNPMMLDPVVVDWRSPAANLYYSGQVGPMDYEAPDGRICGELTLKRMLTVRDRELEGLFDSGIVSQEAYLQGVLGSISSDRLRDIVTTIQAEQNVVIRYPLSDNLLVQGAAGSGKTTIALHRIAYLLYAFRETLKPENMMILAPNPLFLSYISQVLPDLGVERVVQTTFEGWCRESMGKRMPAVNREGRLEKNLRSTAEERERTGRQIRRKGSLRMLEQLTEYLDRLQYSIIPEGGFRMAGVTLMERAELEDIFLKQFRHYPLEIRLSELKKIIRKRVQSAVSMLKERYTDMAEQQVGRLRSAMRDSPERQKRIREVYTARDLRHREIDERAETYMAGYRDKFPKLDVMSVYVDFLHACGADELIPEEGGVRQEDLPLLAVICRTVFGLKTRPMRHIVIDECQDFSPLQIELLRQANPAATFTLVGDLYQGIRADEGIRDWDEWTGPVFHGRAELTQLTVSYRNTVEIMSLAQRVAGRYPIPGIRETHPVLRHGEKPVITGTGNEKERSAMIREQVEAWKKEGFHSIALIEKTAEQAKKLYKAIGTEMGAKLLTENDREYHGGVMILSAGMVKGMEFDCVGICDASAVNFPEDEWISRILYVMMTRPLHRLHIWHRGEVTPLLAEAE; the protein is encoded by the coding sequence ATGCAGCAGACAAGACTGCCGGAGCATCCGGCAGCGCAGGAGGAGTATCTGCATCTTCAGCAGGTACGCGACGCGATTGAACGGGAAATCGGCGAAGTGGAGGCCCTGACCGGGGCCAAGGCCGGCGTTGAGATGGACGTCCGGATGAAAGAGGATCCGGACCAGCAGGAAGAGGTTACCATGCAGCTGTTCCAGGGCCAGCTGGACCGGCTGCGGCAGCTGAACATGGCACGCGGACAGGCATTCTTTGCCCGGCTGGATTTCATTCCCGAAGGAAGCGGCAGCGAAACCTGGTACCTGGGCCGGTGGGGTGTGCTGAATCCGATGATGCTGGATCCGGTGGTGGTGGACTGGCGGTCGCCGGCAGCCAACCTGTACTATTCCGGACAGGTGGGGCCGATGGATTACGAAGCCCCGGACGGCCGGATTTGCGGCGAACTGACGCTGAAACGGATGCTGACCGTACGGGACCGGGAACTGGAAGGACTGTTTGACAGCGGAATTGTTTCGCAGGAGGCGTACCTGCAGGGCGTACTTGGCAGCATTTCTTCCGACCGGCTCCGGGATATCGTAACCACCATCCAGGCGGAACAGAATGTGGTGATCCGGTATCCGCTTTCCGATAACCTGCTGGTGCAGGGAGCTGCCGGAAGCGGGAAGACTACGATCGCACTGCACCGGATCGCCTACCTGCTGTACGCATTCCGGGAGACCCTGAAGCCGGAAAACATGATGATCCTGGCGCCCAACCCGCTGTTCCTTTCCTATATTTCCCAGGTGCTGCCGGACCTCGGCGTGGAACGAGTGGTCCAGACGACCTTCGAAGGCTGGTGCCGGGAGAGCATGGGCAAACGGATGCCTGCCGTGAACCGGGAAGGCCGCCTGGAGAAGAACCTGCGGTCCACCGCGGAGGAGCGGGAACGCACCGGGCGGCAGATCCGCCGGAAAGGCTCCCTGCGGATGCTGGAGCAGCTGACGGAATACCTGGACAGGCTGCAGTACAGCATTATCCCGGAAGGCGGATTCCGGATGGCAGGTGTGACGCTGATGGAACGGGCGGAGCTGGAGGATATCTTCCTGAAGCAATTCCGGCATTATCCCCTGGAAATCCGGCTCAGCGAGCTGAAGAAAATCATCCGGAAACGGGTCCAGTCCGCAGTATCCATGCTGAAGGAACGCTATACCGATATGGCGGAACAGCAGGTGGGCCGGCTCCGATCCGCCATGCGGGACAGCCCGGAACGGCAGAAACGGATCCGGGAGGTTTATACGGCTAGGGACCTGCGGCACCGGGAGATCGATGAACGGGCGGAAACCTACATGGCCGGCTACCGGGATAAATTCCCGAAGCTGGACGTCATGAGCGTTTATGTGGACTTCCTGCATGCCTGCGGGGCGGATGAACTGATTCCGGAAGAGGGCGGCGTACGGCAGGAGGACCTGCCGCTGCTGGCGGTCATCTGCCGGACCGTGTTCGGCCTGAAAACCAGACCCATGCGGCATATCGTGATCGACGAGTGCCAGGACTTTTCCCCGCTGCAGATCGAACTGCTGCGGCAGGCAAACCCCGCGGCGACATTCACGCTGGTGGGGGATCTGTACCAGGGAATCCGCGCTGATGAAGGCATTCGGGACTGGGATGAGTGGACCGGGCCCGTGTTCCACGGCCGGGCGGAGCTGACGCAGCTGACGGTCAGCTACCGCAACACGGTGGAAATCATGAGCCTGGCACAGCGCGTTGCCGGGCGGTATCCGATTCCAGGTATCCGGGAGACCCATCCGGTGCTCCGGCACGGAGAAAAGCCGGTGATTACAGGAACCGGGAATGAAAAGGAACGCTCCGCGATGATCCGGGAACAGGTGGAAGCCTGGAAAAAGGAAGGGTTCCACAGTATCGCGCTGATTGAAAAGACGGCGGAGCAGGCGAAGAAGCTTTACAAAGCCATCGGCACGGAAATGGGTGCAAAGCTGCTGACGGAAAATGACCGGGAATACCACGGCGGGGT
- a CDS encoding HAD family phosphatase produces the protein MKRKLIFLDIDGTLTPAGNNNPPESAMIAVKAAQAKGHKVFLCTGRNPAMLAPVLALGFDGAVAGAGGYIFTNDEVLFDCPMKPEEFETGMRLLGENGVFRTIEARDATWGDEELGDFLAQAGEENSELVRWRKALANQLNIRPMSEYDGSPIYKIVFMCREAKQLQPARDALERQYHFVVQDVAAHHCLNGELINRKYDKGKGVRIVAEHYGMDIADTIGFGDSMNDLEMIETVGCSVCMVNGSPALQAKSDLVCPAVEEDGLYKAFEQLELM, from the coding sequence ATGAAGCGGAAGCTGATTTTTCTGGACATTGACGGAACCCTGACGCCTGCCGGAAACAACAATCCTCCGGAAAGCGCTATGATTGCCGTGAAAGCCGCGCAGGCCAAAGGGCATAAGGTATTTCTGTGCACAGGGCGGAATCCTGCGATGCTGGCTCCTGTACTGGCACTTGGATTTGACGGCGCTGTAGCCGGAGCCGGCGGATATATTTTTACCAATGATGAGGTGCTGTTTGACTGTCCGATGAAACCGGAAGAATTTGAAACCGGTATGCGGCTGCTGGGGGAAAACGGCGTTTTCAGGACAATTGAAGCCCGGGATGCCACATGGGGCGATGAGGAACTCGGGGACTTCCTGGCTCAGGCAGGAGAAGAAAACAGCGAACTGGTCCGATGGCGCAAAGCACTTGCGAACCAGCTGAACATCCGCCCGATGAGTGAATATGACGGCAGTCCGATCTACAAGATCGTATTCATGTGCCGTGAGGCAAAGCAGCTGCAGCCGGCACGAGACGCACTGGAAAGGCAGTATCATTTTGTGGTACAGGACGTGGCGGCACATCACTGCCTGAACGGTGAGCTGATCAACCGGAAGTATGACAAGGGAAAGGGTGTCCGGATTGTTGCGGAACACTACGGTATGGATATTGCAGATACAATCGGTTTCGGTGACAGCATGAATGACCTGGAGATGATTGAAACCGTCGGATGTTCCGTGTGTATGGTCAACGGAAGCCCGGCCCTGCAGGCGAAAAGTGACCTGGTGTGTCCGGCTGTGGAAGAAGACGGGCTTTACAAGGCCTTTGAACAACTGGAATTGATGTAA
- a CDS encoding MerR family transcriptional regulator codes for MLRIGEFSKLSRVSIRMLRHYDDIGLLKPAEIDHLTGYRYYREEQLFVISRITALKDMGFSLADIVRLLEIYDDRDRLEPFLAAQQKELAAQARETEYKLMLLESARKRLRKENSMGFDVTVKTIPERYAATVRMVIPRYEDEGMAWGMMAECKQPLVPAEPCYAVAEFLDPEFKEENVEIMVSMAVKGKYQDTEHVKFQTLPAVKVASCVVKGSYQQMGEAYATAVAWIRDNGYTISGPMFNIYHVGPADTQNPDEYVTEACFPVE; via the coding sequence ATGCTCAGGATCGGTGAATTTTCAAAATTATCCAGGGTAAGCATCAGGATGCTCCGGCACTACGACGATATCGGCCTGCTGAAGCCGGCGGAGATTGATCACCTCACCGGATATCGCTATTACCGGGAAGAACAGCTTTTTGTCATCAGCCGGATCACCGCGCTGAAGGACATGGGTTTTTCCCTGGCGGATATCGTGCGTCTCTTGGAAATCTACGACGACAGGGACAGGCTCGAGCCCTTCCTGGCTGCGCAGCAGAAGGAGCTGGCAGCCCAGGCCAGGGAAACGGAGTATAAACTGATGCTCCTGGAGTCAGCCCGGAAGAGGCTGAGGAAGGAGAACAGTATGGGTTTTGATGTAACAGTAAAGACAATTCCGGAAAGATACGCGGCGACCGTGCGCATGGTCATCCCCCGGTATGAGGATGAAGGCATGGCCTGGGGCATGATGGCTGAATGTAAACAGCCGCTGGTCCCCGCGGAACCCTGCTACGCCGTGGCGGAATTCCTGGATCCGGAATTTAAGGAAGAAAATGTGGAAATCATGGTATCGATGGCGGTGAAAGGCAAATACCAGGATACCGAGCATGTGAAGTTTCAGACGCTTCCGGCGGTCAAAGTCGCAAGCTGCGTCGTAAAGGGCAGCTACCAGCAGATGGGTGAAGCCTATGCGACAGCGGTTGCCTGGATCCGGGATAACGGTTATACCATCAGCGGACCGATGTTCAATATCTATCATGTCGGTCCGGCAGATACCCAAAACCCGGATGAATATGTCACGGAAGCATGTTTTCCGGTGGAATAA
- a CDS encoding class I SAM-dependent methyltransferase, translating into MKLEKMDDFFAARVDGYDEHMRTNIEGASGFYAYTASLLPRAAGSRVLDLGCGTGLELEEYFRLCPDAAVTGIDLSDAMLQALKAKLGNRNIRLINASYFDEPLGEKAFDAAVSVESLHHFPAEKKEQLYTKLHAALEENGCFVLTDYFAESEDLEKEYFRNLAQLKQEQGLPDDVFFHYDTPLTVEHEMDVLRRAGFRDVRIMQQWGESTYTVLASV; encoded by the coding sequence ATGAAACTGGAAAAAATGGATGATTTCTTTGCTGCCCGGGTGGACGGCTATGATGAACATATGAGAACCAATATTGAAGGCGCATCCGGCTTCTACGCCTATACGGCTTCCCTGCTGCCCCGGGCGGCTGGCAGCCGGGTCCTGGACCTGGGCTGCGGCACCGGCCTGGAACTGGAAGAATACTTCCGTCTCTGCCCGGATGCTGCCGTAACCGGGATCGATCTGTCGGATGCGATGCTGCAGGCCCTGAAAGCCAAGCTGGGAAACAGGAACATCCGCCTCATCAACGCTTCCTACTTTGACGAGCCCCTGGGCGAAAAAGCGTTTGATGCCGCCGTTTCCGTGGAATCCCTGCATCATTTCCCGGCGGAGAAGAAGGAGCAGTTATACACGAAACTGCATGCCGCCCTGGAGGAAAACGGATGTTTTGTCCTGACCGATTACTTTGCCGAATCCGAAGACCTGGAAAAGGAATACTTCCGGAACCTGGCACAGCTGAAGCAGGAACAGGGCCTGCCGGACGATGTGTTTTTCCATTATGACACGCCGCTGACCGTTGAACATGAAATGGATGTGCTGCGAAGGGCCGGTTTCCGGGATGTCCGCATTATGCAGCAATGGGGCGAAAGCACCTATACGGTTCTTGCATCTGTATAA
- a CDS encoding alpha-amylase family protein, whose translation MMYRLWEERPEKLKEMDRTRELQPDWYKGHDLTGMLMYTDAFAGSLKGIKKKLKYINDCGVNYLHLMPLLESPEGRSDGGYAVSDFRKVQPELGTMEDLSDLTDACHAEGIAVCLDFVMNHTSEDHEWARRARAGEKEYQDRYFFFDDWTIPNAFEQTVPQVFPTTAPGNFSWCPEAEKIVMTTFYPYQWDLNYANPTVFNDMTDNMLNLCNHGVDIIRLDAVPYIWKALGTTCRNLPQVHTLVRMMRMVCEIVCPGTLLLGEVVMEPSKVAPYFGTVEKPECHLLYNVTTMATLWHTVATKDVRLLAHQVRQVFCLPREYVFLNYLRCHDDIGWGLDYNFLHGLCQEEIPHKRFLNDYLTGKWKGSPARGELYNDDPRLGDARLCGTTASLCGIETARQNDDKDALDKALRLDRMLHAFMFTLSGVPVLYSGDEIAMENDYSYHDDPLKADDSRYLHRGSMDWEKAKKRTKKTTPEGKIFAAIRRMEQIRAEQAVFDPGADTWILETYNNHVFGIGRYYRGEQLLALFNFADEPQKIWLRDEKSYTNLMTGEESDAGEIRLDAGDFCWLLHRF comes from the coding sequence ATGATGTACCGGCTATGGGAGGAACGGCCCGAGAAACTGAAGGAAATGGACCGCACCCGGGAACTGCAACCGGACTGGTACAAGGGACATGATCTGACGGGCATGCTGATGTATACGGATGCGTTTGCCGGGAGCCTGAAGGGCATCAAGAAGAAACTGAAATATATCAACGACTGCGGGGTAAACTACCTTCATCTGATGCCGCTGCTGGAAAGTCCGGAGGGGCGGAGTGACGGCGGATACGCCGTGAGCGATTTCCGGAAGGTCCAGCCGGAGCTGGGCACGATGGAGGACCTTTCGGACCTTACGGATGCATGCCATGCGGAAGGCATCGCGGTGTGCCTGGATTTTGTGATGAACCATACCAGCGAGGACCATGAATGGGCACGGCGCGCCCGTGCAGGTGAGAAGGAATACCAGGACCGGTACTTCTTCTTTGACGACTGGACGATTCCGAATGCTTTTGAGCAGACGGTTCCACAGGTGTTTCCCACCACGGCACCGGGAAATTTCAGCTGGTGCCCGGAAGCAGAGAAGATCGTGATGACGACATTCTATCCATACCAGTGGGACCTGAATTATGCCAATCCCACGGTATTCAACGATATGACGGACAACATGCTGAACCTGTGCAACCACGGGGTGGACATCATCCGCCTGGACGCGGTGCCCTATATCTGGAAGGCCCTGGGCACGACCTGCCGGAACCTGCCCCAGGTACATACCCTGGTGCGGATGATGCGCATGGTATGCGAGATTGTGTGCCCCGGAACCCTGCTGCTCGGCGAAGTGGTGATGGAGCCCAGCAAAGTGGCCCCGTATTTCGGTACAGTGGAGAAACCGGAGTGCCACCTGCTGTACAACGTGACGACCATGGCGACGCTGTGGCATACAGTGGCGACGAAGGACGTGCGGCTGCTGGCCCACCAGGTGCGCCAGGTGTTCTGCCTGCCCCGCGAGTATGTGTTCCTGAATTACCTGCGGTGCCATGACGATATCGGATGGGGACTGGACTATAATTTCCTCCACGGGCTTTGCCAGGAAGAGATTCCGCACAAGCGTTTCCTGAACGATTACCTGACCGGAAAATGGAAAGGGAGCCCGGCAAGGGGCGAGCTGTACAACGACGATCCACGGCTGGGGGATGCCCGGCTGTGCGGGACAACGGCTTCCCTGTGCGGCATCGAGACCGCCCGGCAGAATGATGACAAAGACGCGCTGGACAAGGCACTGCGCCTGGACCGGATGCTACATGCCTTCATGTTCACCCTCAGCGGGGTACCGGTGCTGTACAGCGGCGACGAGATTGCCATGGAAAATGATTACAGCTACCATGATGATCCCCTGAAGGCCGATGACAGCCGATACCTGCATCGGGGCAGCATGGACTGGGAAAAGGCAAAAAAACGGACAAAGAAAACCACGCCGGAGGGAAAAATCTTTGCCGCAATCCGCCGGATGGAACAGATCCGGGCGGAGCAGGCCGTATTCGATCCGGGAGCGGACACATGGATCCTGGAGACGTACAACAACCACGTGTTCGGAATCGGACGGTATTACCGCGGCGAACAGCTGCTGGCCCTGTTCAATTTTGCAGATGAACCCCAGAAGATATGGCTTCGGGATGAGAAGAGCTATACAAACCTGATGACCGGAGAGGAAAGCGACGCCGGGGAGATCCGGCTGGACGCCGGGGACTTCTGCTGGCTCCTGCACCGATTTTGA